Proteins encoded within one genomic window of Amycolatopsis nigrescens CSC17Ta-90:
- a CDS encoding MbtH family protein — protein sequence MTNPFENPDGTYLVLVNAENQHSLWPEFVEVPAGWTVVHGPAERQACLDYVETHWTDMRPKSLVEAMNNAADTTGGEGA from the coding sequence ATGACGAATCCCTTCGAGAACCCCGATGGCACCTACCTGGTACTGGTGAACGCCGAGAACCAGCACAGCCTCTGGCCGGAGTTCGTCGAGGTACCGGCAGGCTGGACGGTGGTGCACGGGCCCGCGGAACGGCAGGCTTGCCTTGACTACGTGGAGACCCACTGGACCGACATGCGGCCGAAGAGCCTGGTGGAGGCCATGAACAACGCGGCTGACACCACCGGGGGCGAGGGAGCCTAG
- a CDS encoding TfoX/Sxy family protein produces MAYDEVLAERVLERLEPDGVTAKKMFGGITFLFQGNALANVYDEGLMVRIGQDGMADALARPGAKPLVFRGKEQDGWVVLDESTLDDDVLDSWLKWAWEVTSELPPKQPKPREK; encoded by the coding sequence ATGGCTTATGACGAGGTGCTCGCGGAGCGGGTCCTGGAACGGCTGGAGCCCGACGGGGTGACGGCGAAGAAGATGTTCGGCGGGATCACGTTCCTGTTCCAGGGGAACGCACTGGCCAATGTGTACGACGAGGGTTTGATGGTGCGGATCGGCCAGGACGGAATGGCCGACGCCCTGGCCCGGCCGGGCGCTAAGCCGCTGGTGTTCCGCGGCAAGGAGCAAGATGGCTGGGTGGTGCTGGACGAGTCGACCCTCGACGACGATGTGCTGGACTCGTGGTTGAAGTGGGCCTGGGAAGTCACCTCCGAGCTGCCGCCGAAGCAACCCAAGCCCAGGGAGAAGTGA